A genome region from Archaeoglobus fulgidus DSM 4304 includes the following:
- a CDS encoding thioredoxin domain-containing protein has product MVNRLINSRSPYLRKAANQPVEWFEWGEEAFAKAKKEDKPILLSIGGVWCHWCHVMAKESFENEEIAEMINRNFVAIKVDRDERPDIDKRYQEFVMATTGSGGWPLTVFLTPDGKPFFGGTYFPPEDRYHLPGFKTVLRKIAEMWRHDRERLLKSAEELTEAVRRYAEGSFKGDVDEKLLDKGIEAVLDQTDYVNGGFGSAPKFHHAKAVELLLTHHFFTGDEEVLKAAEITLDAMARGGIYDHLLGGFFRYSTDAKWVTPHYEKMLYDNAELLYLYSIAYALTGKRLYQKIADGIVEYYRKFGCSNEGGFYASQDADIGELDEGGYYLFSDRELKEILDEREFRIATLYYDIQGERKLPRIFLTEEEISKILGVSVEEVERAVNSARRKMLEFREQREMPYIDTTIYAGWNGLMIEALCMHHKVFGDNWSLEMAEKTANRLLKEFWDGRELLHTHNVEGLSEDYIFFARGLLALFEVTQRHEYLEKCFEIVDSAVEKFWDGEDGGFFDSERAVLGIRLKNFHDSPTQSVNGSAPQLLLALSAITGERRYEELAVEGLRTFAGLARRFPFSSASYLLSLYTFIKGVYVVKTEEHFESALKLFRPFKLVIKEYVDGIMVCEGNTCRFLDSTEDIINQGRLEEP; this is encoded by the coding sequence ATGGTCAATCGTCTAATCAACTCCCGTAGCCCCTATCTACGCAAAGCCGCAAATCAGCCGGTTGAGTGGTTTGAGTGGGGAGAAGAGGCTTTTGCAAAGGCAAAGAAAGAAGATAAGCCTATTTTGCTCTCCATAGGTGGTGTCTGGTGCCACTGGTGCCACGTGATGGCGAAAGAGAGTTTTGAGAATGAAGAGATTGCTGAAATGATTAACAGGAACTTTGTGGCCATAAAGGTGGACAGGGATGAAAGGCCCGACATCGACAAGAGGTATCAGGAGTTTGTAATGGCCACCACAGGAAGCGGTGGGTGGCCGCTAACAGTTTTCCTTACCCCTGATGGCAAGCCCTTTTTCGGGGGGACATACTTTCCTCCCGAAGACCGCTATCATCTTCCCGGATTCAAAACTGTGCTGAGAAAAATTGCGGAGATGTGGAGGCACGACAGAGAGAGGCTGCTGAAATCTGCCGAGGAGCTTACAGAAGCTGTAAGGAGGTATGCTGAGGGCAGCTTTAAAGGGGATGTTGATGAAAAACTGCTTGATAAGGGAATTGAGGCAGTTCTGGATCAAACGGATTACGTTAATGGTGGATTCGGCTCAGCCCCAAAGTTTCATCACGCCAAGGCCGTTGAGCTTCTCCTTACTCACCACTTTTTCACTGGAGATGAAGAGGTGCTGAAGGCTGCAGAGATAACGCTCGATGCAATGGCGAGGGGCGGAATCTACGACCACTTGCTTGGTGGCTTCTTCAGATACTCCACCGATGCGAAGTGGGTCACACCGCACTACGAAAAGATGCTCTACGACAACGCCGAGCTGCTTTATCTCTACTCCATCGCCTACGCCTTAACAGGAAAGAGGCTTTACCAGAAAATTGCCGATGGGATTGTTGAATATTACAGAAAATTTGGCTGCAGCAATGAGGGGGGCTTTTACGCCTCACAGGATGCGGACATAGGAGAGCTCGACGAGGGGGGTTACTACCTCTTCAGCGACAGAGAATTGAAGGAAATTCTCGATGAGAGGGAGTTCAGGATAGCTACCCTTTACTACGACATTCAGGGAGAGAGAAAGCTTCCCCGAATCTTCCTTACCGAGGAGGAGATATCAAAAATCCTCGGAGTTTCTGTTGAAGAGGTGGAGAGGGCTGTTAATTCCGCAAGGAGGAAGATGCTGGAGTTCAGGGAGCAGAGGGAGATGCCCTACATCGACACCACCATCTACGCTGGATGGAATGGATTGATGATTGAGGCATTGTGTATGCACCACAAGGTTTTTGGGGATAATTGGAGCCTTGAAATGGCAGAGAAAACGGCCAACAGGCTGCTAAAGGAGTTTTGGGATGGTAGGGAGCTTCTCCACACTCATAACGTAGAAGGGCTCTCGGAGGACTACATCTTCTTTGCCAGAGGGCTTCTGGCCCTCTTTGAGGTTACGCAGAGGCACGAATACCTCGAAAAGTGTTTTGAAATTGTTGATTCAGCGGTCGAAAAATTCTGGGATGGCGAAGATGGGGGCTTCTTCGACTCTGAGAGGGCTGTGCTTGGAATCAGGCTTAAAAACTTCCACGACAGCCCAACTCAGTCAGTGAACGGCTCAGCTCCACAGCTTCTTTTAGCCCTCAGCGCCATTACTGGAGAGAGAAGGTACGAGGAGCTTGCGGTTGAAGGCCTCAGAACTTTCGCTGGATTGGCCAGAAGGTTTCCCTTCTCCTCCGCTTCCTACTTGCTCAGCCTTTACACCTTCATTAAAGGAGTTTACGTTGTCAAAACGGAGGAGCACTTTGAAAGTGCCCTTAAACTCTTCAGGCCCTTTAAATTGGTTATAAAGGAATACGTTGATGGAATAATGGTCTGCGAAGGAAACACATGCAGGTTCTTAGACTCGACCGAAGACATTATAAATCAGGGAAGATTAGAAGAGCCATGA
- a CDS encoding CDP-alcohol phosphatidyltransferase family protein, producing the protein MLSRIKPLTTELVSPVALRLSKLGVKPNHLTLAGLVFALISSYLIIEGRILHASIFVLLSSLCDLLDGALARKAELTTKFGGYLDSVTDRYVDVILFISLGIYGVDWVAIAMAMSGALLVSYTRARAETIIEKCDVGIAERSERLLILLLGMLTGYIYEAVLIIAVLSHITALHRVVYTYSRTKEGD; encoded by the coding sequence ATGCTCAGCCGAATAAAACCTCTCACGACGGAACTCGTCTCTCCGGTGGCATTAAGACTGTCCAAACTCGGAGTAAAGCCCAACCACCTCACACTCGCCGGTCTGGTTTTTGCTCTCATCTCCTCTTACCTGATAATTGAGGGCAGGATATTGCATGCAAGCATCTTCGTCCTGCTCAGCAGCCTTTGCGATTTGCTTGACGGGGCGCTGGCGAGAAAGGCAGAGTTAACCACAAAGTTTGGGGGCTACCTTGATTCAGTGACTGACAGATACGTTGACGTCATCCTCTTCATCTCCCTCGGAATCTACGGCGTTGACTGGGTTGCCATCGCAATGGCGATGAGCGGAGCTTTGCTTGTGAGCTACACGAGGGCGAGGGCCGAAACAATTATCGAGAAGTGCGATGTTGGTATAGCAGAGAGGAGCGAGAGGCTTTTGATTCTGCTTCTGGGGATGCTTACAGGATACATTTACGAGGCTGTTTTGATTATAGCTGTTTTAAGCCACATCACTGCCCTGCACAGGGTTGTTTATACTTACTCAAGAACAAAGGAGGGGGATTAG
- a CDS encoding ribbon-helix-helix protein, CopG family — protein MRNPVRVTIALDDESVKIFEELKKELGLSQSEIIRRVIKFYRDYKFLEKFDREKVSTYIEMLGEGEHVVLDIDHWISLLEFIESHPSGEDFWKLHREIAKAHAEEFSGKDLEYVLRRLEACNFFRLQVKKNEFVLLLNHEKTKKFVKMLMEVLLEKMGFECEIREDLMKLRITKA, from the coding sequence ATGCGAAATCCCGTTAGAGTAACCATTGCTTTGGATGACGAGAGCGTTAAAATATTTGAGGAGCTGAAAAAGGAGTTAGGTTTATCCCAAAGTGAGATTATCAGGCGAGTTATTAAATTCTACAGGGATTACAAATTTCTTGAAAAGTTCGACAGAGAAAAAGTTTCCACCTATATTGAAATGCTCGGTGAAGGTGAGCACGTTGTTCTGGACATAGACCACTGGATTTCTCTTCTTGAATTCATAGAGTCTCACCCCAGCGGAGAGGATTTCTGGAAGCTTCACAGAGAAATTGCTAAGGCTCACGCAGAGGAGTTCAGTGGTAAAGATTTGGAGTACGTGCTCCGCAGACTCGAAGCATGCAATTTTTTCAGGCTGCAGGTTAAGAAAAACGAATTTGTTCTTCTGCTCAATCACGAAAAGACGAAGAAGTTCGTTAAAATGCTTATGGAGGTTCTTCTGGAAAAGATGGGGTTTGAATGCGAGATAAGGGAGGATTTGATGAAGCTCAGAATAACGAAAGCCTAA
- a CDS encoding NAD(P)/FAD-dependent oxidoreductase — MKIAVVGAGLTGLKTAKELAEHAKVVVFEPDDVGGLVATFREFSIEKFYHHCFRDDAFLLEEIKRCGLKSKLVWKIAKTGFAANGKIYPLNTPFEILRYPLLTFGEKIRLARFTLKSRKLNYEDFDDVGVSEGIREELGEGLLERFFMPLLRSKFGENAEKVSYAWLLGRVAIRSNRKYSGEEIGYIRHGFQQLVDKMAEGLEIRRERARIRKNARWDVNGEDFDAVVYTAPLSELGELAEKLGIPEVRYQSSVCALIGAEETLTENIYWTNIADKMSFGAVIEHTNFMPFEDYGIHLMYLAAYSTPDGWLFNLSDKEIEKLFLSDLRKLGFKTESVRFVRVFKAKYSGPIYEKGYRRKITPYRVAEGFYVAGMTSRPNYPERSMNGSIRAGKEVAEQVKEDLL, encoded by the coding sequence ATGAAAATTGCTGTGGTTGGAGCGGGGCTTACAGGGCTCAAGACGGCGAAGGAGCTTGCAGAGCATGCCAAAGTTGTGGTCTTTGAGCCTGATGACGTGGGAGGGCTTGTGGCAACCTTCAGGGAATTCAGCATCGAGAAGTTCTACCACCACTGCTTCAGGGATGACGCCTTCCTGCTTGAGGAGATAAAGAGGTGCGGGCTGAAGTCGAAGCTTGTGTGGAAGATAGCAAAGACTGGATTTGCTGCCAACGGTAAAATTTACCCCCTCAACACTCCTTTTGAAATTCTTCGCTATCCTCTCCTTACCTTTGGTGAAAAAATCAGGCTTGCGAGGTTCACTCTGAAGAGCAGGAAGCTGAACTATGAGGATTTTGATGATGTTGGTGTAAGTGAGGGGATAAGGGAAGAGCTTGGAGAAGGGCTGCTTGAGCGCTTTTTCATGCCCCTCCTGAGGTCGAAGTTTGGGGAGAATGCTGAGAAGGTGAGCTACGCATGGCTGCTTGGGAGGGTTGCGATAAGGAGCAACAGGAAGTACTCTGGAGAGGAGATAGGCTACATAAGGCACGGGTTCCAGCAGCTTGTGGATAAGATGGCCGAGGGGCTGGAGATAAGGAGAGAAAGGGCGAGAATCAGGAAAAATGCCAGATGGGACGTGAATGGTGAGGATTTTGATGCTGTTGTGTACACAGCCCCCCTCTCAGAGCTTGGCGAGCTGGCAGAGAAGCTCGGAATTCCGGAAGTCAGATACCAGAGCTCCGTCTGCGCCCTGATTGGGGCTGAGGAGACACTGACTGAGAACATCTACTGGACGAACATCGCTGATAAGATGAGCTTCGGGGCGGTTATTGAGCACACGAACTTCATGCCCTTCGAGGACTACGGCATCCACCTCATGTATCTGGCAGCCTACTCCACTCCAGACGGCTGGCTTTTCAATCTGAGCGATAAGGAGATAGAGAAGCTCTTCCTCTCCGACCTCAGAAAGCTCGGATTTAAGACAGAGAGTGTGAGGTTTGTTAGGGTCTTCAAAGCAAAGTACAGCGGGCCGATTTACGAGAAGGGATACAGGAGAAAGATAACTCCCTATAGAGTTGCGGAGGGCTTTTACGTTGCGGGAATGACCTCAAGGCCGAACTATCCGGAGAGGAGCATGAATGGAAGCATTAGGGCGGGCAAAGAGGTTGCAGAGCAGGTTAAGGAAGATCTTCTGTAA
- a CDS encoding ABC transporter permease produces the protein MFELVKKDIRLMFRERTFVSIVFLIVFVAGISSVITFGLIMLYNPDYLGYYGSSKVAVVGECFIESCYDEKTAMELFKGGKVDAVLIVTDLNGIKYVDILVPDDEIKAAQVLSYVKKLLTEYEEKLRDAYGVPNLDVRVFSGGREKDLPSGSSTVFKFIYLILIPLLSITTAVVAAGMTIDSICEEIQSGSLEVLLSTPLSPFKISMAKVASPMLFSSTVTALWLLLLAANRVDIANPLLTFALSVFIAAFFVALGYIMAAKFRDRERAQLLFSILAAGSLPLMVTKYASPAVMVGRAAAGAEIEPAVAAAFSVLAFLLLAVSPLLVKIK, from the coding sequence TTGTTTGAGCTGGTAAAAAAGGACATCAGGCTGATGTTCAGGGAGAGAACCTTCGTCAGCATCGTTTTTTTGATAGTGTTTGTTGCGGGCATCTCATCAGTCATAACCTTCGGGCTGATAATGCTCTACAACCCCGATTACCTCGGCTACTACGGCAGCTCTAAGGTTGCGGTTGTGGGGGAGTGCTTCATTGAGAGCTGTTACGACGAGAAAACGGCCATGGAGCTCTTCAAAGGCGGGAAGGTTGATGCGGTTCTGATTGTAACCGATTTAAACGGTATCAAGTACGTTGACATTTTGGTGCCCGACGATGAGATAAAGGCCGCTCAGGTTCTGAGCTACGTTAAAAAGCTGCTCACCGAATATGAAGAGAAGCTGAGAGACGCTTACGGCGTTCCGAATCTCGACGTGAGGGTTTTCTCTGGAGGCAGGGAGAAAGACCTTCCATCAGGGTCGTCCACGGTATTCAAGTTCATCTACCTAATCCTAATCCCTCTCCTCAGCATCACAACTGCCGTCGTGGCTGCGGGAATGACGATCGACTCGATTTGTGAGGAGATACAGAGCGGCTCTCTGGAAGTGCTGCTCTCCACACCCCTCTCACCCTTCAAAATTTCGATGGCCAAGGTGGCGTCGCCGATGCTTTTCTCCTCCACCGTCACAGCGCTCTGGCTTCTGCTTCTCGCAGCCAACAGGGTTGACATCGCAAACCCTCTGCTGACCTTTGCTCTATCCGTCTTCATCGCAGCTTTTTTCGTGGCGTTGGGCTACATCATGGCAGCGAAGTTCAGGGACAGGGAGAGGGCGCAGCTCCTATTCTCCATTCTCGCTGCGGGCTCACTGCCGCTGATGGTTACGAAGTACGCAAGCCCGGCTGTGATGGTTGGAAGGGCTGCGGCAGGGGCAGAGATAGAACCTGCTGTTGCCGCAGCATTCTCCGTTCTGGCCTTCTTGCTTCTTGCAGTTTCGCCGCTCTTGGTAAAAATTAAGTGA
- a CDS encoding CDP-2,3-bis-(O-geranylgeranyl)-sn-glycerol synthase, producing MLDLILKTIWLLLPCYTPNNFAVLVGGGTPIDFGKTFVDGKRILGDGKTWRGFVGGVAGGVLTANLQYAIEKLSGLAIYSSLPFNEFFTLTFLLAFGAMFGDLCGSFIKRRFGYERGSRFLIVDQLMFLLVALLIASLYPPFWKLFTAEIIALAVIITPALHMGINYIAYRLNLKEVPW from the coding sequence ATGCTCGATTTAATTCTCAAAACAATCTGGCTTCTTCTCCCCTGCTACACCCCCAACAACTTCGCCGTTCTTGTTGGCGGCGGAACGCCGATAGATTTTGGAAAGACCTTTGTTGATGGAAAAAGGATACTCGGGGACGGTAAAACATGGAGGGGATTCGTTGGGGGCGTTGCGGGTGGAGTTTTGACGGCCAATCTTCAGTATGCAATTGAGAAGCTTTCGGGATTGGCAATTTACTCTTCTCTCCCCTTTAACGAGTTTTTCACGCTTACGTTTCTCCTTGCCTTCGGGGCTATGTTTGGAGACCTTTGCGGAAGTTTCATCAAGAGGAGATTCGGTTACGAAAGGGGCTCGAGATTTTTAATCGTTGACCAGCTTATGTTTCTTCTCGTTGCCCTGCTTATCGCCTCGCTTTATCCACCCTTCTGGAAGCTGTTTACGGCTGAAATCATCGCTCTGGCTGTCATCATCACACCCGCCCTTCATATGGGGATAAACTATATTGCCTACAGGCTGAATCTAAAGGAGGTGCCGTGGTGA
- a CDS encoding CooT family nickel-binding protein, translated as MCESKVFLAGREEPLMEDVVRIVVEGEKVKMWDILGDYREVRGRVVEMDLVGHKIILEGE; from the coding sequence ATGTGTGAATCGAAGGTCTTTTTGGCAGGCCGGGAGGAGCCGCTGATGGAGGATGTGGTGAGAATCGTCGTTGAAGGGGAAAAAGTAAAAATGTGGGACATTCTGGGAGATTACAGAGAGGTAAGAGGTAGAGTTGTTGAGATGGATTTGGTTGGGCACAAAATAATACTGGAGGGAGAATGA
- the pyrE gene encoding orotate phosphoribosyltransferase: MVMLADALVKRMIEVGALKFGDFVLSSGKRSRVYVDVKLASTFPDILEMISEGMAAKLKDLEFDRIACVELGGVPIAVALSLKMKKPLVIFRKEKKDYGIKGDRIGEVKEGEKVVVVEDVITTGSSALSAARRVEESGASVAAIIAVVDREESGRNFMSLLKLSDLIEAHDSIQPTES, encoded by the coding sequence GTGGTGATGTTGGCTGATGCTTTAGTCAAGAGAATGATAGAGGTCGGAGCGCTGAAGTTCGGTGACTTTGTGCTGTCTTCAGGCAAGAGGAGCAGAGTTTACGTCGATGTGAAGCTCGCCTCCACCTTCCCCGACATCCTTGAGATGATTTCTGAAGGCATGGCGGCAAAGCTGAAAGACTTGGAATTTGACAGAATTGCCTGCGTTGAGCTTGGTGGTGTGCCCATAGCGGTCGCGCTTTCGCTGAAAATGAAAAAACCACTCGTTATTTTCAGGAAGGAGAAAAAGGACTACGGCATCAAGGGCGACAGAATTGGGGAAGTGAAAGAAGGGGAGAAAGTTGTGGTTGTGGAAGATGTCATAACCACCGGCAGCTCTGCCCTCTCGGCAGCGAGGAGAGTTGAGGAGAGCGGTGCGAGCGTAGCGGCCATTATCGCGGTTGTTGATAGGGAGGAGTCAGGAAGGAATTTCATGAGCCTTCTTAAGCTCAGCGACTTAATCGAGGCGCACGACTCCATCCAGCCCACCGAATCTTAG
- a CDS encoding hydroxymethylglutaryl-CoA reductase, degradative, which translates to MQVLRLDRRHYKSGKIRRAMSSRIPGFYKLSVEERLKKVAEFAGLSDEEVKAVLSQGLPLDVADRMIENVIGTFELPLGIATNFLIDGKDYLIPMAIEEPSVVAAASNAARMARESGGFTTDYTGSLMIGQIQVTKLLNPNAAKFEVLRQKDEIIERANECDPMLVNLGGGCKDIEARVIDTIMGKMLIVHLIVDVKDAMGANAVNTMCEKVAPFIERITGGKVYLRIISNLAAYRLARAKAVFDKDVIGGEEVVEGIMLAYAFAAADPFRCATHNKGIMNGISALMIATGNDFRAIEAGAHSYAAIGGYKPLTTYEVDRKGNLVGTIEIPMAVGVIGGATKVNPLAKISLKILGVNTAEELARVAAALGLAQNFAALRALATEGIQRGHMELHARNLAIMAGATGDEVDRVVEIMVRDGKIRLDYAKEVLERLRS; encoded by the coding sequence ATGCAGGTTCTTAGACTCGACCGAAGACATTATAAATCAGGGAAGATTAGAAGAGCCATGAGTTCTCGCATTCCCGGATTTTACAAGCTCAGCGTGGAGGAAAGGCTGAAGAAGGTTGCTGAATTCGCTGGATTGAGCGATGAGGAGGTTAAAGCAGTTTTATCTCAGGGTTTGCCCCTCGACGTTGCTGACAGGATGATTGAGAACGTTATCGGCACCTTTGAGCTTCCGCTGGGCATAGCCACCAATTTCCTGATTGATGGGAAGGATTACCTCATCCCGATGGCCATTGAGGAGCCAAGTGTTGTTGCCGCAGCAAGCAACGCAGCCAGAATGGCGAGGGAGAGCGGTGGATTCACCACAGACTACACCGGCTCGCTCATGATTGGCCAGATTCAGGTTACAAAGCTTCTCAACCCAAATGCGGCGAAATTTGAGGTTCTCAGGCAAAAGGATGAAATTATAGAGAGGGCCAACGAATGCGACCCGATGCTCGTAAACCTCGGAGGGGGCTGCAAGGATATAGAGGCGAGAGTCATTGACACCATAATGGGGAAGATGCTCATAGTCCACTTAATTGTTGATGTAAAGGATGCCATGGGGGCAAATGCGGTAAACACGATGTGCGAGAAGGTTGCTCCCTTCATTGAGAGAATCACTGGAGGGAAAGTTTATCTCCGCATCATCTCGAACCTTGCAGCCTACAGGCTGGCGAGGGCGAAGGCTGTTTTTGACAAAGATGTTATCGGCGGAGAGGAGGTTGTTGAGGGGATCATGCTCGCCTACGCCTTTGCAGCAGCTGATCCCTTCAGATGTGCCACGCACAACAAGGGAATCATGAACGGCATCTCAGCCTTGATGATTGCAACGGGCAACGACTTCAGGGCTATTGAGGCTGGAGCCCACAGCTACGCTGCTATTGGCGGCTATAAACCCCTCACTACCTACGAGGTTGACAGGAAGGGGAATCTGGTTGGAACGATAGAGATTCCAATGGCTGTGGGGGTGATTGGGGGGGCAACGAAGGTCAATCCGCTGGCAAAAATCTCGCTGAAGATTCTTGGAGTAAACACTGCCGAGGAGCTGGCGAGAGTAGCTGCAGCTCTCGGCCTTGCTCAGAACTTTGCAGCTTTAAGGGCTTTGGCAACTGAAGGAATACAGAGGGGGCACATGGAGCTTCACGCCAGAAACCTCGCCATAATGGCCGGTGCAACAGGAGATGAGGTTGACAGGGTTGTTGAGATAATGGTCAGGGACGGAAAGATAAGGCTGGACTACGCCAAGGAGGTTCTGGAGAGGTTAAGAAGCTGA
- a CDS encoding ABC transporter permease, with translation MLKVAKFELKKSRKRYGARSLLLILLAAMFSAAMGYASVLTGIDSDKGIYTANVRVDLGTFKLSEDSDVVLYDGKLFVGQNDKSLAAADELLKYLREEHRKRIEAEFGELAHPVRVSVVYLNPSKITPPRTKAEGGGVKNETESGQLNVNGSEGSKQTSESASKTPAATTVTGGEMTANVTQVEKSSYVPPEDIKTPSLVDRMVLAFLFVIPSYFAVQVFSSSLLEDKLLRRLEVLLSAISRSDLIFGKILPYLLFSLLSSLAVSVYLGSYLAFLFAIPVILLLFSAQTFVVMISRSYREATFLLLVVSLLITIYAFIPAVFSTAIPLSKISPITLLIASVQGEEINLTDLSLSFAHYLIMASMLLYFSMKALNPDIAHGKEIFQKLVEISRLSVTSDSAAFILAFLSISFAFMAELFAVFMIFVLPRQLMIPALLVCVAAVEELIKGLIIFSSPTARRAFFTALGFFAGEKFLILFNVLQEYSIAFLGQFLVLPLILHIATALLIAFTAKFGYGRALMLAAILHAIYDHTVVMLLV, from the coding sequence GTGCTGAAGGTCGCCAAGTTCGAACTAAAAAAGTCGAGGAAGAGGTACGGGGCGAGGAGCTTGCTTCTAATTCTGCTTGCTGCAATGTTCTCAGCAGCAATGGGATACGCCTCTGTTTTAACCGGTATCGATTCCGATAAGGGGATTTACACAGCCAACGTGAGGGTGGACCTTGGGACGTTCAAGCTCTCGGAAGATTCTGACGTCGTGCTGTATGATGGTAAGCTGTTTGTAGGGCAGAACGACAAGAGCCTTGCAGCCGCAGATGAGCTTTTGAAATACCTCAGGGAGGAGCACAGAAAGAGGATAGAGGCTGAGTTTGGAGAGTTGGCACATCCCGTGAGGGTTAGCGTTGTTTACCTCAACCCGTCGAAGATAACACCTCCCAGGACGAAGGCAGAAGGCGGTGGGGTGAAGAATGAAACGGAGAGCGGGCAGTTAAACGTAAACGGGTCGGAGGGGTCAAAGCAAACCAGCGAATCCGCCTCAAAAACGCCTGCAGCAACGACTGTAACGGGTGGTGAGATGACGGCAAATGTCACACAGGTTGAAAAATCCTCTTACGTACCTCCTGAGGACATTAAAACACCGAGCCTCGTTGACAGAATGGTTCTGGCTTTCCTCTTCGTTATTCCATCTTACTTCGCCGTTCAGGTCTTCTCGTCCTCCCTGCTTGAGGACAAGCTCCTCAGGAGGCTTGAGGTTCTGCTGTCCGCGATAAGCAGATCAGACCTGATTTTCGGGAAGATTCTGCCCTACCTTCTTTTCTCCCTTCTTTCTTCCCTCGCCGTATCGGTGTATCTGGGGAGCTATTTGGCATTTCTCTTCGCCATCCCCGTAATCCTCCTGCTTTTCTCCGCTCAAACGTTCGTGGTGATGATTTCGAGAAGCTACAGAGAGGCAACCTTTCTCCTCCTCGTCGTTTCTCTCCTTATTACGATCTACGCATTCATCCCTGCGGTGTTCTCAACTGCAATACCCCTGTCAAAAATCTCACCCATCACGCTCCTGATAGCGAGCGTTCAGGGAGAGGAGATAAACCTGACAGACCTCTCCCTTTCATTCGCCCACTACCTGATTATGGCCTCGATGCTGCTTTACTTCAGCATGAAGGCCCTCAATCCGGACATTGCCCATGGAAAGGAGATTTTCCAGAAACTCGTTGAGATTTCGAGGCTGAGCGTAACCAGCGATTCTGCAGCATTCATCTTGGCCTTTCTGTCTATATCCTTCGCCTTCATGGCCGAACTCTTTGCAGTTTTCATGATTTTTGTCCTTCCGCGGCAGCTCATGATTCCAGCCCTGCTCGTCTGCGTTGCGGCGGTTGAGGAGCTCATAAAGGGACTCATCATTTTCTCCTCGCCCACCGCTCGCAGAGCCTTTTTCACAGCTCTGGGCTTCTTTGCGGGTGAGAAGTTTCTAATCCTCTTCAACGTCCTTCAGGAGTACAGCATAGCCTTTCTCGGGCAGTTCCTCGTTCTTCCCTTAATTCTCCACATAGCAACCGCTCTGCTCATCGCCTTTACTGCTAAGTTCGGATACGGAAGGGCGCTGATGCTGGCGGCAATCCTGCATGCCATCTACGACCATACGGTGGTGATGCTCCTTGTTTGA
- a CDS encoding Lrp/AsnC family transcriptional regulator: protein MAKVLDIDEKDRLILELLEKDPEMSQSEIAKVVGLSQPSVGSRIKKLKELGVISHAYGLNIKRSGLYVLKVDVKCKRPSEILNKLSNCPFFLNGLVVAGEKNITILLAGEDLTTLEAIVDKHIRAEPEVYDVEAGIIVRAERDAVMPIKMYIERQKEVPCGDESCTNCNYWKIDLCLGCPVTGHYKGTLWK from the coding sequence ATGGCCAAGGTTCTTGACATAGATGAAAAGGACAGATTGATACTCGAGCTTCTCGAAAAAGACCCGGAAATGTCTCAAAGCGAAATAGCGAAGGTTGTAGGACTTTCGCAGCCTTCTGTAGGAAGCAGGATAAAAAAGCTCAAAGAGCTGGGTGTTATAAGCCACGCGTACGGGCTCAACATAAAACGGTCAGGTCTGTACGTTCTTAAGGTTGATGTGAAATGTAAGAGACCATCTGAAATCCTAAATAAGCTTTCAAACTGCCCGTTTTTCCTCAACGGACTCGTCGTGGCTGGAGAGAAGAATATTACGATTTTGCTTGCTGGCGAAGACCTGACAACTCTTGAGGCTATTGTTGATAAGCACATCAGAGCCGAACCTGAGGTTTACGATGTTGAGGCAGGAATAATTGTCAGGGCTGAAAGAGACGCTGTTATGCCGATTAAGATGTACATTGAAAGGCAGAAAGAGGTGCCATGCGGCGATGAAAGCTGCACGAATTGCAATTACTGGAAAATTGACCTCTGCCTCGGCTGTCCCGTAACCGGGCACTACAAGGGAACCCTTTGGAAGTAA